The window ACCCAAAGATATGGGGCCGGTTCGCCATAGGATAAAGCAGGGACCTGATTTCCATAAGTACCGGACCGCCGTGAGAGCCGAGGGTCATACAGCGGTCAATCACGCCGATCTTCCTGGCGCTAGCCACAGCGGCCCTGAACTCCTCATCCGGGAAGGGACGCCAGAGCCTGATCTTAAGCAAGCCGACTTTTTTACCATCGGCCCGCATCTCATCCACCGCGGTCATGGCTGTCTCGGCGATGGAGCCCATAACTACCAGGATGGTGTCGGCGTCTTCGGTGTGGTAGGCCTCGAGTGGGGCGTATTTTCGGCCAAAGATCTCCGCGAACTCCTGCCAGACTTTGAGGATGGTTTTTTTGGATTCCAACAAAACCACGTCCGTCACCTTTCTGGTTTCAGTATAGATCTCAGGGATACCGAAAACCCCCATGCTAACCGGATTGTCCGGGTCCAGACGGATGGCCGGTTTGTAAGGCGGTAAAAACCTGCTCATCTCCTCAGGTTCTGTAAAGATCACCGGCTCGACAACGTGACTCAAGGTAAAACCATCCAGGTTGACGGCCACCGGGAGCATGACCTCAGGGTCCTCAGCGATGCGAAAGGCCTGGAGGATCAGGTCATAAACCTCCTGCCCGTTTTCAGCGAAAAGCTGAATCCAGCCGGTGTCCCGTTCGGCCATGATATCGGAATGATCGCTCCAGATGGAGATGGGCTGTGACATGGCCCGGTTGACTACGGCCAGTATAATCGGCAGCCTCAAGACCGGCGACATATATAAAAGCTCGTGCATCAAGGCCAGTCCCTGGGCGGAAGTGGCAGTGAATGTCCGCGCCCCGGTGGCTGAGGAACCAATGCAGGTGCTCATGGCCGAGTGTTCTGACTCCACAGGAACAAACTCCGCGTCCAGTTCACCATCCGCGACCAGTTCGGAGAGATGCTCGACAATGTGGGTTTGAGGCGTAATGGGGTAGGCGGCGATCACATCCGTGTTGGCCATTTTAACCGCCTCGCTCAGAGCCAGGGAGACTTCGATACCAACTCGTTTTACCATAGGTTAGACCTCCTCCGGGATTATTGCGATGGCATCGGTCGGGCATTCATGGGCGCAGATGCCGCAGCCCTTGCAGTAATCCAGATCAACCTGGTAATATTTCTCTTCCGCTCCCATATCGTGATATGCCCCTTCCGGGCAGTAGATATAGCACAGCCCGCAGTAAGTGCATTTCTCCCGATCCAAGACCGGCCGCTGGGATCGCCAGTCACCGGTTTTGTAATCCATGGTGCTGCCCGGCTCAAGCACGTAGCAGCCGAAAGGCATCTCCTTCCAACTCAAAAGCGCATCTATTTTAGGCACCTTATTCCTCCAGTCTTGTTTCTGAAAAGGCACGCTCGTAAGCCTTCTGATTTTTC of the Deltaproteobacteria bacterium genome contains:
- the porA gene encoding pyruvate ferredoxin oxidoreductase: MVKRVGIEVSLALSEAVKMANTDVIAAYPITPQTHIVEHLSELVADGELDAEFVPVESEHSAMSTCIGSSATGARTFTATSAQGLALMHELLYMSPVLRLPIILAVVNRAMSQPISIWSDHSDIMAERDTGWIQLFAENGQEVYDLILQAFRIAEDPEVMLPVAVNLDGFTLSHVVEPVIFTEPEEMSRFLPPYKPAIRLDPDNPVSMGVFGIPEIYTETRKVTDVVLLESKKTILKVWQEFAEIFGRKYAPLEAYHTEDADTILVVMGSIAETAMTAVDEMRADGKKVGLLKIRLWRPFPDEEFRAAVASARKIGVIDRCMTLGSHGGPVLMEIRSLLYPMANRPHIFGFTLGLGGRDAPRDDFKYIYEQCQVLPEKGQDRYEMVGVME
- a CDS encoding 4Fe-4S binding protein → MPFGCYVLEPGSTMDYKTGDWRSQRPVLDREKCTYCGLCYIYCPEGAYHDMGAEEKYYQVDLDYCKGCGICAHECPTDAIAIIPEEV